DNA sequence from the Candidatus Omnitrophota bacterium genome:
GCGGTTTATGAGTTCAGTTATTTCAGTTTTGACAATCTTGATAAATTCGCGGGCTTCACCGTTAAAAACATTGTCAATATCATTATGCTTTCCGGTGATTCGGAGAACATGGCAAAGGATGAATCCTTTAAAAAACTGCTTGTCCGGAAAGACAGGAAGATTCCCGTATTCATATTCTCCCGCCCGGCTCTATATTATGCCCGGGACAAAGATTTCGCGGGTAATCTCGCGGAAAAGATAAAACAGGCCCTGGGGCAGAACATTCTTCCCCGGAAACAGGCGGAATTCGGGGTCATAAAACTGGGAAAAACCGCGAAAGTAACGAGCGAGAAAAGGGAAGCGCCGCGTTTGAGGGCGAGTGTTCCCTTTGAGCTTTACGAGGACGAGACCCGCACGAAAAAATTTGACGCGCGCATCAGAAACATATCGGCGGGCGGCCTTTCCGTAAACACGAAAACAGGGCTTCCTGACAGGGATTTCTTCTTTTGCTGTTTCAGTATTGAAGAGGGGGAAAAGTATTCTCTTAAAGCCGTTAAACTGAGGTCAACCCTTGCGGGAGATCATTGCCACACGGCTTTGCGCTTCTCTAAGATATCATCCGCGGACTATAACCGTATCAACTCATACGCGAGAGTAATAGATTTTTTAAAAAAAACACGCATATTTGAAGAATTCAGCGATGACGACCTCAGGCTAGTCATCAGGGCTGGCAAAAAAATCTTCGTCCGGGAAGGGCAAATGGTCTTTTCGGAGAATATTGAGGGCAGAAATTTCTATATAGTGCTCTCGGGTAAAATAAAAATAAGCCGCAATTCGGGCATTCAGGCATCTTCCGGTGAAAAATACCTCGCTACAATGCATCCCGGGGAATTTTTCGGAGAAATGGCGCTGTTGAGAAAAATGAGAAGATCCGCCGCGGCGCAGGCCCTTGCGGACTCCGTGTTGTTTCAAATTGACAGGGATCACCTCGAGCAGATCCTTCTTGAGCACCAGGACATAGCCCTGAAGCTTTACAGGACATTTATTTCGGCTTTTATAGAACGCCTGGATAATTCAAATCAGGCCCTGATTGATTCGCCGTTTTCAATTCCGGCTGAAAACCTGAAACTCTGAAAGGGAAGCGTCTTTTTCAAAAGGCGCACCAGGCCATATAAAACCATTGCCGGGCCTTGTTCTTGATCCTAAATACGCCCCCTTTCTCCCAAATTTAACTTACGATAATATTTATTATGTAAACTTTTAGAGCGATCCAAGGGGGCGAGACGGTTTAATACAAAATGTCAATTTTATCTGCAAATGCGCTGTAATAAAAATACTTTGACTGCATATCTAATAATGTGCGCGAACTTTTCACACCCAAGATAACTAATTTTTCGGGCAAAACTAACAATTATAATTATTTTCTAAAAAACAGCGCTCGCCGCTTTCCCCATTTCTTTTGATTTAAGCCTTTGGCCTATGGCTGAGTATGGCCCTGTTAAAAAAAACGCCGCAAACGGCCCGCCGGCTCATTTATTGATTTTTTAAAAGACATTTTCCGGGTTTCACCCGTATCTTTGTGTTTAGCGCGGCTTTCCTTTGCTGCGGCATAGCGGTGTTTGTCAGGTTAAATTATTATGCCTTTGCGTCTTTGGGCGGAAAAAATGTTCTCAACCGCCGTTTTAACCGTTTGCGCCGTATCAGGACGAAGCGCTATTTTCTTCAATGACTTCAGTATTTCTCTGTATTCTTCGCCCTTTGCCTTATCCAGATGTTCTTTCAGCGTATCCACGGCCTTCAATTCGGTTTTATTGCCGAGCGCCCACAAAAGGTTCAGCCTCGCCGAGTTGCCGGAGGCTCTTCCCAGCATTTCCGATAAGGAAGACGCGTCAAGAGGAATATCTGTATATTCAGGCAGAAAATCTGTTAACTGGATAGTGCTTGTTTTCGTCGTAAAAGCCGGTTTCTCCGCCTCCCGCGCCCGATCCCGCTGTGACCTTACGGAGTCAAGGGAATCCTCCATTTTTTTTAAAACGATATCTATTTTTTCATCTTTCTTGTTTTTTTCCGAATTTTTTCGGTTATGAGAGACTGCCAGAGCCGCTTTCATTTTTTCCTCGGCGAGTTCCGCCTTGACCTGCGCGGCCGATTCTTTGAGGGCGTCCAGTTCTCTCTGTATCCTTTTTTCCGAAGCCAGTTTTTCTTCAAGAAAAACAGACTCTTTGGCGCGTTCGTTCAAATAGAGCTTGAAAAAAATAAGCGCTATAGCAGTGATAAACGCAAGAAAAATAATTCCGATGAAAGTCGTTTTCTTCCAGTCCGCCGACGGAGAAAAACGCTCTATGATCCGTTCCCTTATG
Encoded proteins:
- a CDS encoding cyclic nucleotide-binding domain-containing protein, giving the protein MNVYTIVFIGKDKELYDTIIQSLAVYEFSYFSFDNLDKFAGFTVKNIVNIIMLSGDSENMAKDESFKKLLVRKDRKIPVFIFSRPALYYARDKDFAGNLAEKIKQALGQNILPRKQAEFGVIKLGKTAKVTSEKREAPRLRASVPFELYEDETRTKKFDARIRNISAGGLSVNTKTGLPDRDFFFCCFSIEEGEKYSLKAVKLRSTLAGDHCHTALRFSKISSADYNRINSYARVIDFLKKTRIFEEFSDDDLRLVIRAGKKIFVREGQMVFSENIEGRNFYIVLSGKIKISRNSGIQASSGEKYLATMHPGEFFGEMALLRKMRRSAAAQALADSVLFQIDRDHLEQILLEHQDIALKLYRTFISAFIERLDNSNQALIDSPFSIPAENLKL